One window of the Ictidomys tridecemlineatus isolate mIctTri1 chromosome 11, mIctTri1.hap1, whole genome shotgun sequence genome contains the following:
- the Zmym1 gene encoding zinc finger MYM-type protein 1 isoform X1 — protein MKGQPSDGEHKTMALQLERLVEIKTEPDNTQEYCQAQQPKTQENELKINTTFSDSASQLTTGVQLSLASSGINKMLPSVSTTTVQVSCCGCKKILQKGQTAYQRKGSTQLFCSTPCIIEHISSASSPASAKRTCSNCTKDILNQKDMISVQLEDNTTSKHFCSQSCLSSYEEKRKPFVTVCTNSILTKCNMCQKTTIKPAKILTSFPCKSLKPSDEMIEITNDLGKTEIFCSVNCFSAYNKAKVESSTANVSMTLDASMEHLSPKKDPIPVISNIVSLADNPVALPIMDIDVLQGTVSSVTTNVITDISKSSPNESSNGVANRVEQPRLLPSSSVLSQHTFGASIEVQKDKVSNQDPMCNMNSVKISDGLCHPKFTAKVQKVKGKSQNTRKPWHSPFQHVENSVKKDMTFCYSCQLFCQKNFSYRGESFVTQGTSNWKKTLEKFRKHEKSEMHLNSLQFWRKYQFCDEAVSDNLSINSNQIEGNKKYLKLIIENILFFGKQCLPLGANDQSISSINKGNFLELLEIRAKDKGEEMFRLMSSQVDFYNSTQIQSDIIEIIKTEMLQDIVNEINISSAFSIICDETTDSVTKEQLSICVRYPQKTSKSILIKERFLGFVNIEKMTGTHLHRNIKTYLQQIGVDFNKICGQSYDSTTNLRVKFNKIAAEFRKEEPRALYIHCYAHFLDLAVIRFCKEVKELRCALNTLSSLFNTIHMSGEMLAKFQNIFKLSQNKTCKKHVSQSCWTVHDRTLLSVIDNLPEVIETLEFVSSHSSNTSLADELSDLLALVSKFEFIFCLKLLYRVLSVTGILSKELQSETIDIFSLSSKIEAILECLSSERNDVYFKTIWDGAEEICKKITSKGFEVEKPYLQRRRKIQKTIDLDNSDSMFPTSTEEQYKINIYYQGLDTVLQNLKLCFSEIDYCKMKQISELLFKWNEPLNEATAKHIQEFYQLDADIIPELRFYRHYAKLNFVIDYDSITFVNLGSLFIQHGLHNSIPCISKLLYIALSWPITSPTAENSFSILPRLKTYLFHNMGEEKFSGLALMAIEQELVNKLMEPERLNGIVEKFISQMKNI, from the exons ATGAAAGGACAACCTTCAGATGGTGAACATAAGACAATGGCATTACAGCTGGAGCGGCTAGTTGAAATTAAGACAGAACCTGACAATACTcaa gaatattGTCAAGCCCAACAACCCAAAACTCAGGAGAatgaactgaaaataaatactacATTTTCAGACAGTG catCACAGTTGACTACAGGAGTTCAGCTTTCTTTGGCATCATCTGGCATAAATAAAATGCTTCCTTCAGTTTCAACCACAACTGTTCAGGTTTCCTGTTGTGGTTGTAAAAAAATCCTCCAGAAGGGGCAAACTGCTTATCAGAGGAAAGGGTCTACTCAGCTTTTCTGCTCTACCCCTTGCATCATAGAACATATTTCATCTGCCAGTTCACCAGCTTCTGCCAAAAGAACTTGCTCAAACTGCACAAA agacattTTAAATCAGAAGGATATGATCAGTGTTCAGCTGGAAGATAATACTactagcaaacatttttgcagCCAGTCTTGTCTTTCCTcatatgaagaaaaaaggaaaccatTTGTTACTGTGTGTACTAATAGCATTTTGACCAAGTGTAACATGTGTCAGAAGACAACCATT AAACCAGCCAAAATACTTACATCTTTTCCTTGCAAGTCATTGAAGCCATCAGATGAAATGATTGAGATTACTAATGACTTGGGGAAGACAGAGATTTTCTGTTCTGTTAATTGTTTTTCTGCATATAATAAAGCTAAGGTGGAATCTTCTACAG caaatgtttCCATGACACTTGATGCTTCAATGGAGCACCTTTCTCCAAAGAAAGATCCAATTCCAGTTATTAGCAATATAGTATCATTAGCAGATAATCCTGTTGCCTTGCCCATCATGGACATTGATGTCTTACAAG GTACAGTTTCTTCAGTAACAACAAATGTCATTACAGAC ATCTCTAAGAGTTCACCCAATGAATCAAGTAATGGTGTTGCTAATAGAGTGGAACAGCCAAGACTTTTGCCATCTTCATCAGTACTCAGTCAGCACACCTTTGGTGCCAGTATAGAAGTACAGAAAGATAAAGTGTCAAACCAAGATCCTATGTGCAATATGAACTCTGTGAAAATAAGTGATGGATTGTGTCACCCAAAATTTACAGCCAAAGTACAAAAAGTTAAAGGTAAATCACAAAATACTAGGAAACCTTGGCATTCACCTTTTCAGCATGTGGAAAACAGTGTTAAAAAAGATATGACATTCTGTTATTCGTGTCAGTTGTTCTGCCAAAAAAATTTTAGCTATAGAGGAGAGTCATTTGTAACCCAAGGAACTTCTAATTGGAAAAAAACTCTGGAGAAATTCAGAAAGCATGAAAAAAGTGAAATGCATTTGAATTCTTTGCAGTTTTGGAGGAAATACCAGTTTTGTGATGAAGCTGTTAGTGATAATTTATCTATTAATTCAAATCAGATTGAGGGAAATAAAAAGTACCTAAAgcttataatagaaaatattttattttttggaaagcAGTGTTTACCCTTAGGAGCAAATGACCAGtctatttcatccatcaataaaGGCAATTTTTTAGAATTGCTAGAAATCAGAGCAAAAGataaaggagaagaaatgtttcgACTAATGAGTTCACAAGTTGACTTCTATAATAGTACACAAATTCAAAGTGatattattgaaataataaaGACTGAAATGTTAcaggatattgtgaatgagatCAATATCTCCTCAGCTTTTTCAATAATATGTGATGAGACAACTGATAGTGTCACAAAAGAGCAACTTTCAATTTGTGTAAGATACCCACAAAAAACATCAAAGTCTATCTTAATTAAAGAAAGATTCTTGGGTTTCGTCAATATTGAAAAGATGACTGGGACCCATTTACATAGGAATATCAAAACTTATCTGCAGCAAATTGGAGTcgattttaataaaatatgtggcCAGTCCTATGACAGTACCACTAATCTGAgggtaaaatttaataaaattgcaGCAGAATTCAGGAAAGAAGAGCCTAGAGCTTTATATATACATTGTTATGCACATTTTTTAGATTTAGCAGTAATTAGATTTTGTAAAGAAGTAAAAGAACTCCGCTGTGCTCTAAATACTCTCAGTTCTTTGTTCAACACTATTCATATGTCTGGGGAAATGTTggcaaaatttcaaaacatttttaagctAAGTCAAAACAAGACATGCAAAAAACATGTATCACAGTCATGCTGGACAGTCCACGATCGTACATTGTTATCTGTGATTGACAATCTTCCAGAGGTTATTGAAACACTGGAGTTTGTATCAAGCCATTCCTCAAATACAAGTTTGGCTGATGAATTGAGTGACTTGTTGGCACTGGTTTCCAAGTTTGAATTTATCTTTTGTTTGAAATTACTTTATCGAGTGTTAAGTGTTACAGGAATTCTTTCCAAAGAGCTTCAAAGTGAAACCATAgacattttttctttgtcttcaaaaATAGAAGCAATTTTGGAATGTTTATCATCTGAAAGAaatgatgtatattttaaaactatctgGGATGGAGCAGaggaaatatgtaaaaaaataaccaGTAAAGGTTTTGAAGTTGAAAAACCTTATCTTCAGAGAAGACGAAAAATTCAGAAAACTATAGATCTTGATAATTCAGATAGTATGTTTCCTACTTCAACAGAAGAACAATATAAGATTAATATTTATTACCAAGGACTGGATACTGTATTAcaaaatttaaagttatgtttttCAGAGATCGATTATTGCAAAATGAAGCAGATTTCAGAACTACTATTTAAATGGAACGAACCATTAAATGAAGCAACAGCCAAACATATTCAAGAATTTTATCAGCTTGATGCAGACATTATCCCTGAACTTAGATTTTATCGGCACTATGCAAAACTAAACTTTGTCATAGATTATGATTCCATCACCTTTGTCAATCTTGGCTCTTTGTTTATTCAGCATGGTCTTCATAATAGTATTCCTTGCATCTCAAAGTTGTTATATATTGCTTTGTCTTGGCCAATTACTTCACCAACTGCTGAAAACTCCTTTTCTATATTGCCTCgtcttaaaacatatttatttcataacaTGGGAGAAGAGAAATTTAGTGGCCTTGCCCTAATGGCTATTGAGCAGGAATTAGTAAATAAACTAATGGAGCCTGAGAGACTTAATGGGATTGTAGAAAAGTTTATCagtcaaatgaaaaatatataa
- the Zmym1 gene encoding zinc finger MYM-type protein 1 isoform X5: MKGQPSDGEHKTMALQLERLVEIKTEPDNTQEYCQAQQPKTQENELKINTTFSDSASQLTTGVQLSLASSGINKMLPSVSTTTVQVSCCGCKKILQKGQTAYQRKGSTQLFCSTPCIIEHISSASSPASAKRTCSNCTKDILNQKDMISVQLEDNTTSKHFCSQSCLSSYEEKRKPFVTVCTNSILTKCNMCQKTTIKPAKILTSFPCKSLKPSDEMIEITNDLGKTEIFCSVNCFSAYNKAKVESSTANVSMTLDASMEHLSPKKDPIPVISNIVSLADNPVALPIMDIDVLQGTVSSVTTNVITDISKSSPNESSNGVANRVEQPRLLPSSSVLSQHTFGASIEVQKDKVSNQDPMCNMNSVKISDGLCHPKFTAKVQKVKEIDYCKMKQISELLFKWNEPLNEATAKHIQEFYQLDADIIPELRFYRHYAKLNFVIDYDSITFVNLGSLFIQHGLHNSIPCISKLLYIALSWPITSPTAENSFSILPRLKTYLFHNMGEEKFSGLALMAIEQELVNKLMEPERLNGIVEKFISQMKNI; this comes from the exons ATGAAAGGACAACCTTCAGATGGTGAACATAAGACAATGGCATTACAGCTGGAGCGGCTAGTTGAAATTAAGACAGAACCTGACAATACTcaa gaatattGTCAAGCCCAACAACCCAAAACTCAGGAGAatgaactgaaaataaatactacATTTTCAGACAGTG catCACAGTTGACTACAGGAGTTCAGCTTTCTTTGGCATCATCTGGCATAAATAAAATGCTTCCTTCAGTTTCAACCACAACTGTTCAGGTTTCCTGTTGTGGTTGTAAAAAAATCCTCCAGAAGGGGCAAACTGCTTATCAGAGGAAAGGGTCTACTCAGCTTTTCTGCTCTACCCCTTGCATCATAGAACATATTTCATCTGCCAGTTCACCAGCTTCTGCCAAAAGAACTTGCTCAAACTGCACAAA agacattTTAAATCAGAAGGATATGATCAGTGTTCAGCTGGAAGATAATACTactagcaaacatttttgcagCCAGTCTTGTCTTTCCTcatatgaagaaaaaaggaaaccatTTGTTACTGTGTGTACTAATAGCATTTTGACCAAGTGTAACATGTGTCAGAAGACAACCATT AAACCAGCCAAAATACTTACATCTTTTCCTTGCAAGTCATTGAAGCCATCAGATGAAATGATTGAGATTACTAATGACTTGGGGAAGACAGAGATTTTCTGTTCTGTTAATTGTTTTTCTGCATATAATAAAGCTAAGGTGGAATCTTCTACAG caaatgtttCCATGACACTTGATGCTTCAATGGAGCACCTTTCTCCAAAGAAAGATCCAATTCCAGTTATTAGCAATATAGTATCATTAGCAGATAATCCTGTTGCCTTGCCCATCATGGACATTGATGTCTTACAAG GTACAGTTTCTTCAGTAACAACAAATGTCATTACAGAC ATCTCTAAGAGTTCACCCAATGAATCAAGTAATGGTGTTGCTAATAGAGTGGAACAGCCAAGACTTTTGCCATCTTCATCAGTACTCAGTCAGCACACCTTTGGTGCCAGTATAGAAGTACAGAAAGATAAAGTGTCAAACCAAGATCCTATGTGCAATATGAACTCTGTGAAAATAAGTGATGGATTGTGTCACCCAAAATTTACAGCCAAAGTACAAAAAGTTAAAG AGATCGATTATTGCAAAATGAAGCAGATTTCAGAACTACTATTTAAATGGAACGAACCATTAAATGAAGCAACAGCCAAACATATTCAAGAATTTTATCAGCTTGATGCAGACATTATCCCTGAACTTAGATTTTATCGGCACTATGCAAAACTAAACTTTGTCATAGATTATGATTCCATCACCTTTGTCAATCTTGGCTCTTTGTTTATTCAGCATGGTCTTCATAATAGTATTCCTTGCATCTCAAAGTTGTTATATATTGCTTTGTCTTGGCCAATTACTTCACCAACTGCTGAAAACTCCTTTTCTATATTGCCTCgtcttaaaacatatttatttcataacaTGGGAGAAGAGAAATTTAGTGGCCTTGCCCTAATGGCTATTGAGCAGGAATTAGTAAATAAACTAATGGAGCCTGAGAGACTTAATGGGATTGTAGAAAAGTTTATCagtcaaatgaaaaatatataa
- the Zmym1 gene encoding zinc finger MYM-type protein 1 isoform X2, giving the protein MLPSVSTTTVQVSCCGCKKILQKGQTAYQRKGSTQLFCSTPCIIEHISSASSPASAKRTCSNCTKDILNQKDMISVQLEDNTTSKHFCSQSCLSSYEEKRKPFVTVCTNSILTKCNMCQKTTIKPAKILTSFPCKSLKPSDEMIEITNDLGKTEIFCSVNCFSAYNKAKVESSTANVSMTLDASMEHLSPKKDPIPVISNIVSLADNPVALPIMDIDVLQGTVSSVTTNVITDISKSSPNESSNGVANRVEQPRLLPSSSVLSQHTFGASIEVQKDKVSNQDPMCNMNSVKISDGLCHPKFTAKVQKVKGKSQNTRKPWHSPFQHVENSVKKDMTFCYSCQLFCQKNFSYRGESFVTQGTSNWKKTLEKFRKHEKSEMHLNSLQFWRKYQFCDEAVSDNLSINSNQIEGNKKYLKLIIENILFFGKQCLPLGANDQSISSINKGNFLELLEIRAKDKGEEMFRLMSSQVDFYNSTQIQSDIIEIIKTEMLQDIVNEINISSAFSIICDETTDSVTKEQLSICVRYPQKTSKSILIKERFLGFVNIEKMTGTHLHRNIKTYLQQIGVDFNKICGQSYDSTTNLRVKFNKIAAEFRKEEPRALYIHCYAHFLDLAVIRFCKEVKELRCALNTLSSLFNTIHMSGEMLAKFQNIFKLSQNKTCKKHVSQSCWTVHDRTLLSVIDNLPEVIETLEFVSSHSSNTSLADELSDLLALVSKFEFIFCLKLLYRVLSVTGILSKELQSETIDIFSLSSKIEAILECLSSERNDVYFKTIWDGAEEICKKITSKGFEVEKPYLQRRRKIQKTIDLDNSDSMFPTSTEEQYKINIYYQGLDTVLQNLKLCFSEIDYCKMKQISELLFKWNEPLNEATAKHIQEFYQLDADIIPELRFYRHYAKLNFVIDYDSITFVNLGSLFIQHGLHNSIPCISKLLYIALSWPITSPTAENSFSILPRLKTYLFHNMGEEKFSGLALMAIEQELVNKLMEPERLNGIVEKFISQMKNI; this is encoded by the exons ATGCTTCCTTCAGTTTCAACCACAACTGTTCAGGTTTCCTGTTGTGGTTGTAAAAAAATCCTCCAGAAGGGGCAAACTGCTTATCAGAGGAAAGGGTCTACTCAGCTTTTCTGCTCTACCCCTTGCATCATAGAACATATTTCATCTGCCAGTTCACCAGCTTCTGCCAAAAGAACTTGCTCAAACTGCACAAA agacattTTAAATCAGAAGGATATGATCAGTGTTCAGCTGGAAGATAATACTactagcaaacatttttgcagCCAGTCTTGTCTTTCCTcatatgaagaaaaaaggaaaccatTTGTTACTGTGTGTACTAATAGCATTTTGACCAAGTGTAACATGTGTCAGAAGACAACCATT AAACCAGCCAAAATACTTACATCTTTTCCTTGCAAGTCATTGAAGCCATCAGATGAAATGATTGAGATTACTAATGACTTGGGGAAGACAGAGATTTTCTGTTCTGTTAATTGTTTTTCTGCATATAATAAAGCTAAGGTGGAATCTTCTACAG caaatgtttCCATGACACTTGATGCTTCAATGGAGCACCTTTCTCCAAAGAAAGATCCAATTCCAGTTATTAGCAATATAGTATCATTAGCAGATAATCCTGTTGCCTTGCCCATCATGGACATTGATGTCTTACAAG GTACAGTTTCTTCAGTAACAACAAATGTCATTACAGAC ATCTCTAAGAGTTCACCCAATGAATCAAGTAATGGTGTTGCTAATAGAGTGGAACAGCCAAGACTTTTGCCATCTTCATCAGTACTCAGTCAGCACACCTTTGGTGCCAGTATAGAAGTACAGAAAGATAAAGTGTCAAACCAAGATCCTATGTGCAATATGAACTCTGTGAAAATAAGTGATGGATTGTGTCACCCAAAATTTACAGCCAAAGTACAAAAAGTTAAAGGTAAATCACAAAATACTAGGAAACCTTGGCATTCACCTTTTCAGCATGTGGAAAACAGTGTTAAAAAAGATATGACATTCTGTTATTCGTGTCAGTTGTTCTGCCAAAAAAATTTTAGCTATAGAGGAGAGTCATTTGTAACCCAAGGAACTTCTAATTGGAAAAAAACTCTGGAGAAATTCAGAAAGCATGAAAAAAGTGAAATGCATTTGAATTCTTTGCAGTTTTGGAGGAAATACCAGTTTTGTGATGAAGCTGTTAGTGATAATTTATCTATTAATTCAAATCAGATTGAGGGAAATAAAAAGTACCTAAAgcttataatagaaaatattttattttttggaaagcAGTGTTTACCCTTAGGAGCAAATGACCAGtctatttcatccatcaataaaGGCAATTTTTTAGAATTGCTAGAAATCAGAGCAAAAGataaaggagaagaaatgtttcgACTAATGAGTTCACAAGTTGACTTCTATAATAGTACACAAATTCAAAGTGatattattgaaataataaaGACTGAAATGTTAcaggatattgtgaatgagatCAATATCTCCTCAGCTTTTTCAATAATATGTGATGAGACAACTGATAGTGTCACAAAAGAGCAACTTTCAATTTGTGTAAGATACCCACAAAAAACATCAAAGTCTATCTTAATTAAAGAAAGATTCTTGGGTTTCGTCAATATTGAAAAGATGACTGGGACCCATTTACATAGGAATATCAAAACTTATCTGCAGCAAATTGGAGTcgattttaataaaatatgtggcCAGTCCTATGACAGTACCACTAATCTGAgggtaaaatttaataaaattgcaGCAGAATTCAGGAAAGAAGAGCCTAGAGCTTTATATATACATTGTTATGCACATTTTTTAGATTTAGCAGTAATTAGATTTTGTAAAGAAGTAAAAGAACTCCGCTGTGCTCTAAATACTCTCAGTTCTTTGTTCAACACTATTCATATGTCTGGGGAAATGTTggcaaaatttcaaaacatttttaagctAAGTCAAAACAAGACATGCAAAAAACATGTATCACAGTCATGCTGGACAGTCCACGATCGTACATTGTTATCTGTGATTGACAATCTTCCAGAGGTTATTGAAACACTGGAGTTTGTATCAAGCCATTCCTCAAATACAAGTTTGGCTGATGAATTGAGTGACTTGTTGGCACTGGTTTCCAAGTTTGAATTTATCTTTTGTTTGAAATTACTTTATCGAGTGTTAAGTGTTACAGGAATTCTTTCCAAAGAGCTTCAAAGTGAAACCATAgacattttttctttgtcttcaaaaATAGAAGCAATTTTGGAATGTTTATCATCTGAAAGAaatgatgtatattttaaaactatctgGGATGGAGCAGaggaaatatgtaaaaaaataaccaGTAAAGGTTTTGAAGTTGAAAAACCTTATCTTCAGAGAAGACGAAAAATTCAGAAAACTATAGATCTTGATAATTCAGATAGTATGTTTCCTACTTCAACAGAAGAACAATATAAGATTAATATTTATTACCAAGGACTGGATACTGTATTAcaaaatttaaagttatgtttttCAGAGATCGATTATTGCAAAATGAAGCAGATTTCAGAACTACTATTTAAATGGAACGAACCATTAAATGAAGCAACAGCCAAACATATTCAAGAATTTTATCAGCTTGATGCAGACATTATCCCTGAACTTAGATTTTATCGGCACTATGCAAAACTAAACTTTGTCATAGATTATGATTCCATCACCTTTGTCAATCTTGGCTCTTTGTTTATTCAGCATGGTCTTCATAATAGTATTCCTTGCATCTCAAAGTTGTTATATATTGCTTTGTCTTGGCCAATTACTTCACCAACTGCTGAAAACTCCTTTTCTATATTGCCTCgtcttaaaacatatttatttcataacaTGGGAGAAGAGAAATTTAGTGGCCTTGCCCTAATGGCTATTGAGCAGGAATTAGTAAATAAACTAATGGAGCCTGAGAGACTTAATGGGATTGTAGAAAAGTTTATCagtcaaatgaaaaatatataa
- the Zmym1 gene encoding zinc finger MYM-type protein 1 isoform X3, giving the protein MISVQLEDNTTSKHFCSQSCLSSYEEKRKPFVTVCTNSILTKCNMCQKTTIKPAKILTSFPCKSLKPSDEMIEITNDLGKTEIFCSVNCFSAYNKAKVESSTANVSMTLDASMEHLSPKKDPIPVISNIVSLADNPVALPIMDIDVLQGTVSSVTTNVITDISKSSPNESSNGVANRVEQPRLLPSSSVLSQHTFGASIEVQKDKVSNQDPMCNMNSVKISDGLCHPKFTAKVQKVKGKSQNTRKPWHSPFQHVENSVKKDMTFCYSCQLFCQKNFSYRGESFVTQGTSNWKKTLEKFRKHEKSEMHLNSLQFWRKYQFCDEAVSDNLSINSNQIEGNKKYLKLIIENILFFGKQCLPLGANDQSISSINKGNFLELLEIRAKDKGEEMFRLMSSQVDFYNSTQIQSDIIEIIKTEMLQDIVNEINISSAFSIICDETTDSVTKEQLSICVRYPQKTSKSILIKERFLGFVNIEKMTGTHLHRNIKTYLQQIGVDFNKICGQSYDSTTNLRVKFNKIAAEFRKEEPRALYIHCYAHFLDLAVIRFCKEVKELRCALNTLSSLFNTIHMSGEMLAKFQNIFKLSQNKTCKKHVSQSCWTVHDRTLLSVIDNLPEVIETLEFVSSHSSNTSLADELSDLLALVSKFEFIFCLKLLYRVLSVTGILSKELQSETIDIFSLSSKIEAILECLSSERNDVYFKTIWDGAEEICKKITSKGFEVEKPYLQRRRKIQKTIDLDNSDSMFPTSTEEQYKINIYYQGLDTVLQNLKLCFSEIDYCKMKQISELLFKWNEPLNEATAKHIQEFYQLDADIIPELRFYRHYAKLNFVIDYDSITFVNLGSLFIQHGLHNSIPCISKLLYIALSWPITSPTAENSFSILPRLKTYLFHNMGEEKFSGLALMAIEQELVNKLMEPERLNGIVEKFISQMKNI; this is encoded by the exons ATGATCAGTGTTCAGCTGGAAGATAATACTactagcaaacatttttgcagCCAGTCTTGTCTTTCCTcatatgaagaaaaaaggaaaccatTTGTTACTGTGTGTACTAATAGCATTTTGACCAAGTGTAACATGTGTCAGAAGACAACCATT AAACCAGCCAAAATACTTACATCTTTTCCTTGCAAGTCATTGAAGCCATCAGATGAAATGATTGAGATTACTAATGACTTGGGGAAGACAGAGATTTTCTGTTCTGTTAATTGTTTTTCTGCATATAATAAAGCTAAGGTGGAATCTTCTACAG caaatgtttCCATGACACTTGATGCTTCAATGGAGCACCTTTCTCCAAAGAAAGATCCAATTCCAGTTATTAGCAATATAGTATCATTAGCAGATAATCCTGTTGCCTTGCCCATCATGGACATTGATGTCTTACAAG GTACAGTTTCTTCAGTAACAACAAATGTCATTACAGAC ATCTCTAAGAGTTCACCCAATGAATCAAGTAATGGTGTTGCTAATAGAGTGGAACAGCCAAGACTTTTGCCATCTTCATCAGTACTCAGTCAGCACACCTTTGGTGCCAGTATAGAAGTACAGAAAGATAAAGTGTCAAACCAAGATCCTATGTGCAATATGAACTCTGTGAAAATAAGTGATGGATTGTGTCACCCAAAATTTACAGCCAAAGTACAAAAAGTTAAAGGTAAATCACAAAATACTAGGAAACCTTGGCATTCACCTTTTCAGCATGTGGAAAACAGTGTTAAAAAAGATATGACATTCTGTTATTCGTGTCAGTTGTTCTGCCAAAAAAATTTTAGCTATAGAGGAGAGTCATTTGTAACCCAAGGAACTTCTAATTGGAAAAAAACTCTGGAGAAATTCAGAAAGCATGAAAAAAGTGAAATGCATTTGAATTCTTTGCAGTTTTGGAGGAAATACCAGTTTTGTGATGAAGCTGTTAGTGATAATTTATCTATTAATTCAAATCAGATTGAGGGAAATAAAAAGTACCTAAAgcttataatagaaaatattttattttttggaaagcAGTGTTTACCCTTAGGAGCAAATGACCAGtctatttcatccatcaataaaGGCAATTTTTTAGAATTGCTAGAAATCAGAGCAAAAGataaaggagaagaaatgtttcgACTAATGAGTTCACAAGTTGACTTCTATAATAGTACACAAATTCAAAGTGatattattgaaataataaaGACTGAAATGTTAcaggatattgtgaatgagatCAATATCTCCTCAGCTTTTTCAATAATATGTGATGAGACAACTGATAGTGTCACAAAAGAGCAACTTTCAATTTGTGTAAGATACCCACAAAAAACATCAAAGTCTATCTTAATTAAAGAAAGATTCTTGGGTTTCGTCAATATTGAAAAGATGACTGGGACCCATTTACATAGGAATATCAAAACTTATCTGCAGCAAATTGGAGTcgattttaataaaatatgtggcCAGTCCTATGACAGTACCACTAATCTGAgggtaaaatttaataaaattgcaGCAGAATTCAGGAAAGAAGAGCCTAGAGCTTTATATATACATTGTTATGCACATTTTTTAGATTTAGCAGTAATTAGATTTTGTAAAGAAGTAAAAGAACTCCGCTGTGCTCTAAATACTCTCAGTTCTTTGTTCAACACTATTCATATGTCTGGGGAAATGTTggcaaaatttcaaaacatttttaagctAAGTCAAAACAAGACATGCAAAAAACATGTATCACAGTCATGCTGGACAGTCCACGATCGTACATTGTTATCTGTGATTGACAATCTTCCAGAGGTTATTGAAACACTGGAGTTTGTATCAAGCCATTCCTCAAATACAAGTTTGGCTGATGAATTGAGTGACTTGTTGGCACTGGTTTCCAAGTTTGAATTTATCTTTTGTTTGAAATTACTTTATCGAGTGTTAAGTGTTACAGGAATTCTTTCCAAAGAGCTTCAAAGTGAAACCATAgacattttttctttgtcttcaaaaATAGAAGCAATTTTGGAATGTTTATCATCTGAAAGAaatgatgtatattttaaaactatctgGGATGGAGCAGaggaaatatgtaaaaaaataaccaGTAAAGGTTTTGAAGTTGAAAAACCTTATCTTCAGAGAAGACGAAAAATTCAGAAAACTATAGATCTTGATAATTCAGATAGTATGTTTCCTACTTCAACAGAAGAACAATATAAGATTAATATTTATTACCAAGGACTGGATACTGTATTAcaaaatttaaagttatgtttttCAGAGATCGATTATTGCAAAATGAAGCAGATTTCAGAACTACTATTTAAATGGAACGAACCATTAAATGAAGCAACAGCCAAACATATTCAAGAATTTTATCAGCTTGATGCAGACATTATCCCTGAACTTAGATTTTATCGGCACTATGCAAAACTAAACTTTGTCATAGATTATGATTCCATCACCTTTGTCAATCTTGGCTCTTTGTTTATTCAGCATGGTCTTCATAATAGTATTCCTTGCATCTCAAAGTTGTTATATATTGCTTTGTCTTGGCCAATTACTTCACCAACTGCTGAAAACTCCTTTTCTATATTGCCTCgtcttaaaacatatttatttcataacaTGGGAGAAGAGAAATTTAGTGGCCTTGCCCTAATGGCTATTGAGCAGGAATTAGTAAATAAACTAATGGAGCCTGAGAGACTTAATGGGATTGTAGAAAAGTTTATCagtcaaatgaaaaatatataa